In Chryseobacterium gleum, a single genomic region encodes these proteins:
- a CDS encoding 2Fe-2S iron-sulfur cluster-binding protein, whose product MSEEVKKFKITIDGQTTEVLPGTSILEAARQIGGKSVPPAMCYYSKLETSGGRCRTCLVEVSKGSEADPRPMPKLVASCRTNVMDGMEVKNLTSEKAQEGRKAVTEFLLVNHPLDCPICDQAGECHLQDLGYEHGVENTRTEFERNTYEADDLGPHIKLNMNRCILCARCVLAANQLTGEREHGILFRGDHAEISTYLNKALDNDFIGNVIDVCPVGALTDRTARFASRVWFTKPMNASCKCDKCSGKAVVWMKGDEIVRVTARKDQWGEVEEFICDTCRFERKSLSDWNIEGPRHIDRHSVISLNHYEKPKDELRVLDNPMAKEISEKDEK is encoded by the coding sequence ATGAGCGAAGAAGTTAAAAAATTCAAAATAACTATAGACGGACAGACTACTGAAGTGTTGCCAGGAACTTCTATCCTTGAAGCTGCAAGACAAATCGGTGGTAAATCTGTACCTCCTGCTATGTGCTACTACAGCAAATTAGAGACCAGTGGAGGGAGATGCAGAACTTGTCTGGTAGAAGTTTCTAAAGGATCTGAAGCAGATCCGCGTCCTATGCCAAAACTGGTAGCAAGCTGCAGAACTAATGTAATGGACGGGATGGAAGTAAAAAACCTTACTTCTGAGAAAGCTCAGGAAGGAAGAAAAGCGGTTACCGAATTCCTTTTGGTAAACCACCCGCTGGACTGCCCTATCTGTGACCAGGCCGGAGAATGTCATCTTCAGGATTTAGGTTATGAGCACGGTGTAGAAAATACAAGAACAGAATTCGAAAGAAATACTTACGAAGCCGATGACCTTGGTCCACATATCAAATTGAACATGAACCGTTGTATTCTTTGTGCAAGATGTGTATTGGCAGCCAATCAATTGACAGGTGAAAGAGAGCACGGTATCCTTTTCAGAGGAGATCATGCTGAAATTTCAACATACCTAAATAAAGCTTTGGATAATGACTTCATCGGAAATGTTATTGATGTTTGCCCGGTTGGAGCATTAACGGACAGAACGGCCCGTTTTGCCAGCAGAGTATGGTTTACAAAACCTATGAACGCTTCCTGCAAATGTGATAAATGTTCCGGTAAAGCTGTAGTTTGGATGAAAGGTGACGAAATTGTAAGAGTTACCGCAAGAAAAGACCAGTGGGGCGAAGTGGAAGAATTCATCTGTGATACATGTCGTTTTGAGAGAAAGTCATTATCAGACTGGAATATCGAAGGTCCTAGACATATCGACAGACACTCTGTAATTTCATTGAACCACTACGAAAAGCCAAAAGATGAGCTAAGAGTCTTAGACAATCCGATGGCGAAAGAAATCAGTGAAAAAGACGAAAAATAG
- the nuoF gene encoding NADH-quinone oxidoreductase subunit NuoF, with product MSKKLLLKDAHIEGIRYFETYRKQGGYTAAEKALKMTPDEILEEVKASGLRGRGGAGFPTGMKWSFLAKPEGVPRHLVVNADESEPGTFKDRYLMEFLPHLLIEGMLISSYCLGSNTSYIYIRGEYSWIPDILEEAIEEAKAAGFLGKNILGTGFDLEIYVQRGGGAYICGEETALLESLEGKRGNPRLKPPFPAVKGLWERPTVVNNVESIAAVVPIIDITGAEYAKIGVGRSTGTKLISACGNINKPGVYEIDMTITVEEFIYSDEYCGGIKDGKRLKACIPGGSSVPIVPANLLLRTVNGEPRYMNYESLADGGFATGTMMGSGGFIVLDEDQCIVEHTMTLARFYNHESCGQCTPCREGTGWMYKILKKIEKGEGKMEDIDLLWDIQRKIEGNTICPLGDAAAWPVAAAIRHFRDEFEWHVKNPELSQTQNYGLAHYADPIPAVEKNA from the coding sequence ATGAGTAAAAAACTTTTACTTAAAGACGCACATATAGAAGGTATCCGTTACTTTGAAACCTACCGTAAACAAGGAGGTTACACAGCAGCTGAAAAGGCCTTGAAAATGACTCCTGACGAAATTCTTGAAGAAGTAAAAGCTTCAGGATTAAGAGGTCGTGGTGGAGCTGGATTCCCGACAGGAATGAAATGGAGCTTTCTGGCAAAACCTGAAGGTGTTCCAAGACACCTTGTTGTGAATGCGGATGAATCTGAGCCCGGAACATTCAAGGACAGATATCTGATGGAATTCCTTCCTCATTTACTGATCGAGGGAATGCTGATTTCTTCTTACTGTTTAGGTTCCAATACTTCTTATATCTACATCCGTGGAGAGTATTCATGGATTCCGGATATCCTTGAAGAAGCTATTGAAGAAGCCAAAGCAGCAGGATTTTTAGGTAAAAATATTTTAGGAACCGGTTTCGATCTTGAAATCTACGTACAGAGAGGTGGTGGAGCATACATCTGCGGTGAAGAAACTGCATTGCTTGAATCCCTTGAAGGAAAAAGAGGTAACCCAAGATTAAAACCACCATTCCCGGCTGTAAAAGGTCTTTGGGAGAGACCAACGGTGGTAAACAACGTTGAGTCTATTGCGGCAGTGGTTCCGATCATTGATATTACAGGTGCTGAATACGCTAAAATCGGGGTGGGAAGATCCACAGGTACCAAGCTGATTTCTGCTTGTGGAAATATCAACAAACCTGGTGTATACGAAATCGATATGACAATCACTGTAGAAGAATTTATCTATTCTGATGAATATTGCGGTGGTATTAAAGATGGTAAAAGATTAAAGGCTTGTATCCCTGGAGGAAGTTCTGTTCCGATTGTTCCTGCAAATCTATTGCTGAGAACTGTGAACGGAGAGCCAAGATATATGAACTATGAGTCATTGGCAGACGGTGGTTTCGCTACCGGAACCATGATGGGTTCAGGAGGTTTCATCGTTTTGGATGAAGACCAGTGTATTGTAGAACATACCATGACTTTGGCAAGATTCTACAATCATGAAAGTTGCGGACAATGTACTCCTTGCCGTGAAGGAACGGGATGGATGTACAAGATTTTAAAGAAAATCGAGAAAGGAGAAGGAAAAATGGAAGATATCGATCTGCTTTGGGATATCCAGAGAAAAATCGAAGGAAATACGATTTGTCCGTTGGGTGATGCAGCAGCCTGGCCGGTTGCAGCAGCGATCCGTCACTTCAGAGATGAATTTGAGTGGCACGTGAAAAACCCAGAGCTGTCTCAGACACAAAATTATGGATTGGCACATTATGCAGATCCTATCCCGGCTGTAGAAAAGAACGCATAG
- the nuoE gene encoding complex I 24 kDa subunit family protein, giving the protein MSETIAFKPESLAQVHKIIARYPEGRQKSALLPVLHLAQKEFGGWLDVPVMDYVAGLLSIKPIEVYEVATFYTMFNMKPVGKYVLEVCRTGPCMVCGSEKILDHIRTKLNIKDGETTEDGMFTLKPAECLGACGYAPMMQLGKFFHENLTIEKVDEILDLCRQGQVALD; this is encoded by the coding sequence ATGAGCGAAACAATAGCTTTTAAACCGGAAAGTTTAGCACAGGTACACAAAATTATCGCAAGATATCCTGAAGGAAGACAGAAGTCTGCTCTTCTTCCTGTACTTCACCTGGCACAGAAAGAGTTCGGAGGATGGTTAGATGTTCCTGTAATGGATTATGTTGCCGGACTGTTAAGTATCAAACCGATCGAAGTATATGAAGTGGCTACTTTCTATACGATGTTCAATATGAAGCCGGTAGGTAAATATGTTCTGGAAGTTTGCAGAACAGGACCTTGCATGGTTTGCGGAAGCGAAAAAATCCTGGATCATATAAGAACCAAGCTGAACATTAAAGACGGAGAGACTACTGAAGACGGGATGTTCACATTGAAACCTGCTGAATGTCTTGGAGCATGTGGATACGCACCGATGATGCAGTTGGGAAAATTCTTTCATGAAAATTTAACGATAGAAAAAGTAGACGAAATCCTTGATCTTTGCAGACAGGGACAGGTTGCTTTAGACTAA